One Numenius arquata chromosome 9, bNumArq3.hap1.1, whole genome shotgun sequence DNA window includes the following coding sequences:
- the SLC12A9 gene encoding solute carrier family 12 member 9 translates to MASSERSALLTYRLCGGSGEEERGRERARGRASAAAAPRKLPTFLGVVVPTLLSMFSVVLFLRLGFVVGHAGLYQALAMFAVAYFIIGMTVLSVCAIATNGALDAGGAYYMISRALGPEFGGSIGIMFFLANVCGSALYVLGLVEAVVDSFGIPPGQKAGSGVHVLPQSYWYELLYGTVLLALCLLVCLVGASIYAKATFLIFLIVAGVLGTILVSFFATRPIGVPIRLPHFNSSETENGSFTGFSLATLRDNLGGGYAVDYTTGQMMSFSSVFAVMFNGCTGIMAGSNMSGDLKRPSYSIPRGTISAVLFTYLVYNLLAFLMCATCNRTLLQKDYGFLRDISIFPPLVTVGIYAATLSAAMSNLIGASRILYALARDDLFGRALALAKKTSASGNPVMAVILSWLVVQLVLFSGKLNTIAGVVTTFFLLVYATVNLACLALEWASAPNFRPTFRYFTWHTCLLGIAGCCVMMFLISPVSASASLGFLLLLLLALHYLSPSSTWGYISQALIFHQVRKYLLMLDVRKDHVKFWRPQMLLMVQNPRSSARLIDFVNDLKKSGLYVLGHVELQDLDTLPSDPLQPQQDSWLSLVDKLNVKAFVSLTLAPSVRHGVRQLLFTSGLGGMRPNTLVLGFYDDAAPQDGLARHPAFTSTREEVPLGFPPLREPTAPKLLSAREYVGIVADALKMLRNVLLARQLESLDKAWELRRAASPPPTIHVWPVNLLRPDSARYADTCSLFLLQMACVLNMARAWRRARLRLFLCVEAGAMPHAQEEKLRQLLKDLRIQAQIQLVPWDAVTRLHWQTRHGPPGGPAPTGAGGEEEEEEEEAVNFPANATQVSDEYVCAANKLVLEQSPAPAVRFLYLPRPPADTSLYPLYLHQLELLTRGLGPTVLVHGVSAVTSTQL, encoded by the exons ATGGCGAGCTCGGAGCGGAGCGCGCTGCTCACGTACCGCCTGTGCGGCGGCTCCGGTgaggaggagcggggccgggagcgcgCCCGCGGCCGGGcctccgccgctgccgccccccgcaAGCTGCCCACCTTCCTGGGCGTCGTGGTGCCCACCCTGCTCTCCATGTTCAGCGTCGTCCTCTTCCTGCGCCTCG GGTTTGTGGTGGGCCATGCCGGGTTGTACCAAGCTCTGGCCATGTTTGCGGTGGCATACTTCATCATCGGCATGACGGTGCTGTCCGTGTGTGCCATTGCTACCAACGGGGCACTGGATGCCGGAGGAGCCTACT ATATGATCAGCCGTGCCCTGGGCCCGGAGTTCGGGGGCAGTATCGGAATCATGTTTTTCCTGGCCAACGTGTGTGGCAGTGCCCTCTatgtgctggggctggtggaggcGGTGGTGGACAGCTTTGGGATCCCACCTG ggcaaaAAGCAGGCTCAGGCGTCCATGTCCTGCCTCAGAGCTACTGGTATGAGCTGCTCTACGGCACAGTGTTGCTGGCCCTCTGCCTCCTCGTGTGCCTCGTGGGTGCCTCCATCTACGCCAAGGCCaccttcctcatcttcctcattGTCGCGGGCGTCCTGGGCACCATCCTTGTCAGCTTCTTCGCCACGCGGCCCATTGGGGTGCCCATTCGCCTGCCCCACTTCAACAGCTCCGAGACTGAGAATGGCTCCTTCACAGGCTTCTCCCTTGCTACCCTGCGAGACAACCTGGGCG GTGGGTACGCGGTGGACTACACCACTGGGCAGATGATGAGCTTCAGCTCTGTCTTTGCCGTGATGTTCAACGGCTGCACCGGCATCATGGCAGGCTCCAACATGTCAG GGGACCTGAAGCGCCCAAGCTACTCCATCCCACGGGGCACCATCTCTGCCGTGCTCTTCACCTACCTTGTCTACAATCTGCTGGCTTTTCTCATGTGTGCCACCTGCAACAG GACCCTCCTGCAGAAAGACTACGGCTTCCTGCGTGACATCAGTATCTTCCCACCCCTGGTCACTGTGGGCATCTATGCTGCCACCCTCTCCGCAGCCATGAGCAACCTCATTGGGGCATCCCGCATCCTCTACGCCCTGGCCCGGGATGATCTCTTTG GCCGGGCGCTGGCGCTGGCCAAGAAGACGTCTGCGAGTGGCAACCCTGTGATGGCAGTGATCCTCTCCTGGCTGGTGGTGCAG CTGGTGCTCTTCTCTGGGAAGCTCAACACCATCGCGGGGGTCGTGACCACCTTCTTCCTCCTGGTTTACGCCACCGTCAACCTAGCCTGCCTGGCACTGGAGTGGGCATCAGCCCCCAACTTCAG GCCCACCTTCCGATACTTCACCTGGCACACGTGCCTGCTGGGCATTGCGGGCTGCTGTGTCATGATGTTCCTCATCAGCCCTGTGTCGGCCTCAGCGAGCCTgggcttccttctcctcctcctcctcgctctccACTACCTCTCGCCCAGTAGCACCTGGGGCTACATCAGCCAGGCCCTCATCTTCCACCAG gtgcGGAAGTACCTGCTGATGCTGGATGTGCGAAAGGACCACGTCAAGTTCTGGCGCCCGCAGATGCTGCTGATGGTGCAGAACCCACGGAGCAGCGCCCGCCTCATTGACTTTGTCAATGACCTCAAGAAGAGTGGACTCTATGTCCTGGGCCATGTTGAGCTGCAGGACTTGG ACACTCTGCCTTCGGAcccgctgcagccccagcaggacTCATGGCTGAGCTTGGTGGACAAGCTGAACGTTAAGGCCTTCGTCAGCCTCACCCTCGCGCCCTCAGTGCGGCATGGTGTCCGGCAGCTCCTCTTCACCTCTGGCCTTG GTGGCATGCGCCCCAACACCCTGGTGCTGGGCTTCTACGACGACGCAGCACCGCAGGACGGTCTAGCCCGGCACCCTGCCTTCACCAGCACCCGTGAGGAGGTCCCCCTGGGCTTCCCCCCTCTGCGGGAACCCACCGCCCCCAAACTGCTGTCGGCCCGGGAGTATGTGGGCATCGTGGCTGACGCCCTGAAGATGCTTCGCAATGTCTTGCTGGCCCGGCAGCTGGAGAGCCTGGACAAGGCCTGGGAGCTGCGGCGGGCTGCCAGCCCCCCGCCCACCATCCACGTCTGGCCTGTCAACCTGCTGCGGCCCGACAGCGCCCGCTACGCCGACACCTGCAGCCTCTTCCTGCTGCAGATGGCCTGTGTTCTCAACATGGCGCGGGCCTGGCGCCGGGCCCGCCTGCGCCTCTTCCTCTGCGTGGAGGCGGGCGCCATGCCCCATGCCCAGGAGGAGAAGCTGCGCCAGCTCCTCAAGGACTTGCGCATCCAGGCCCAGATCCAGCTGGTGCCCTGGGACGCCGTCACCCGCCTGCACTGGCAAACCCGCCACGGACCCCCGGGGGGGCCGGCGCCcacgggggcagggggggaggaggaggaagaggaggaagaggcagtgaACTTCCCGGCCAATGCCACCCAAGTGTCAGATGAGTATGTCTGTGCCGCCAACAAACTCGTCCTGGAGCAGAGCCCCGCGCCGGCCGTGCGTTTCCTCTACCTGCCACGGCCGCCGGCCGACACCAGCCTCTACCCGCTCTACCTACACCAGCTGGAGCTGCTCACCCGTGGGCTGGGTCCCACCGTGCTGGTGCACGGGGTGAGTGCCGTCACCAGCACCCAGCTCTAG